A window of the Streptomyces sp. NBC_00250 genome harbors these coding sequences:
- a CDS encoding low molecular weight protein-tyrosine-phosphatase produces MTYRICFVCTGNTCRSPMAEHVFRRHVEEAGLGELVVVESAGTGVWREGEAANPRTVSVLEEHGYTSAHTARQFRASWFPAIDLVIALDEGHLRELHRLARTPEEAARTRLLRSYDPAAGNALDVPDPYSGGRADYEECLEMVEAASGALLAAVRLELEDRTL; encoded by the coding sequence ATGACCTACCGCATCTGTTTCGTCTGCACCGGCAACACCTGCCGCTCGCCGATGGCCGAGCACGTCTTCCGCAGACATGTGGAGGAGGCCGGCCTCGGCGAGCTCGTGGTGGTCGAGAGCGCCGGCACCGGAGTCTGGCGCGAGGGCGAGGCCGCCAACCCGCGCACCGTCTCCGTACTCGAGGAGCACGGCTACACCTCGGCGCACACCGCCCGTCAGTTCCGGGCCTCCTGGTTCCCGGCCATCGACCTGGTGATCGCGCTGGACGAAGGGCACCTGCGGGAGCTCCACCGGCTCGCCCGCACGCCCGAGGAGGCGGCGCGGACACGACTGCTGCGCTCCTACGACCCGGCCGCCGGGAACGCGCTCGACGTCCCCGACCCGTACTCCGGGGGCCGTGCCGACTACGAGGAGTGCCTTGAGATGGTGGAGGCCGCGAGCGGAGCCCTGCTCGCGGCCGTACGCCTGGAACTGGAGGACCGGACACTGTGA
- a CDS encoding cystathionine gamma-lyase yields MEIGDGTRAVRAGLPEPVKYEPTLPGPVFAAHFHLPGEPTGGYAYGRDENPTWTHLERAIGELEAPGEQGVETLVFASGMAAISAVLFSQLKAGDAVVVPTDGYQALPLLHEQLRAYGIEVRTAPTGGDGQLAVLEGARLLWIETPSNPGLDVCDIRRLVHEAHAVGALVAVDNTLATPLGQRPLELGADFSVASDTKGMTGHGDILLGHVSCRDPERAAEVRRWRKVVGAIPGPMEAWLAHRSLATLQLRIDRQCSTALALAQTLAGRADVTGLRYPGLPDDPSHTVAARQMRRFGPVISFELADRKRAERFLDELRLVDDATSFGGVRSTAERRGRWGGDAVAEGFIRFSVGAEDPEDLIADVLRALDEAGA; encoded by the coding sequence ATGGAGATCGGCGACGGAACGCGCGCGGTACGAGCCGGGCTGCCCGAGCCCGTGAAGTACGAGCCGACCCTGCCGGGGCCGGTTTTCGCCGCGCACTTCCATCTGCCGGGCGAGCCGACGGGCGGGTACGCGTACGGCCGCGACGAGAACCCGACCTGGACCCATCTGGAGCGGGCGATCGGCGAGCTGGAAGCGCCGGGGGAGCAGGGCGTCGAGACGCTGGTGTTCGCCTCGGGCATGGCCGCGATCTCCGCCGTCCTCTTCTCCCAGCTGAAGGCGGGCGACGCGGTGGTGGTGCCCACCGACGGCTACCAGGCCCTGCCGTTGCTGCACGAGCAGCTGAGGGCGTACGGCATCGAGGTCCGCACCGCGCCCACCGGCGGCGACGGCCAGCTCGCCGTCCTCGAAGGGGCCCGGCTGCTGTGGATCGAGACCCCGTCCAACCCCGGGCTCGACGTCTGCGACATCCGGCGTCTGGTGCACGAGGCGCATGCCGTGGGGGCGCTCGTGGCCGTCGACAACACCCTCGCCACCCCGCTCGGCCAGCGGCCGCTCGAACTGGGCGCCGACTTCTCCGTCGCCAGCGACACCAAGGGCATGACCGGACACGGCGACATCCTGCTCGGCCATGTCAGCTGCCGCGATCCCGAGCGGGCGGCGGAAGTACGGCGCTGGCGCAAGGTCGTCGGCGCCATCCCCGGCCCCATGGAGGCCTGGCTCGCCCACCGTTCGCTCGCCACGCTCCAGCTGCGGATCGACCGCCAGTGCTCCACCGCGCTCGCACTCGCGCAGACGCTCGCCGGGCGCGCCGACGTGACCGGGCTGCGCTACCCGGGGCTGCCCGACGATCCCTCGCACACGGTGGCCGCCCGGCAGATGCGGCGCTTCGGGCCCGTGATCTCCTTCGAGCTGGCGGACCGGAAGCGGGCCGAGCGGTTCCTCGACGAGCTGCGGCTCGTGGACGACGCCACCAGCTTCGGCGGCGTGCGCTCCACGGCGGAGCGGCGCGGGCGCTGGGGCGGGGACGCGGTCGCGGAGGGCTTCATCCGGTTCTCGGTCGGCGCCGAGGATCCGGAGGACCTGATCGCCGATGTGCTGCGAGCCCTCGACGAGGCCGGGGCGTAA